One Streptosporangium becharense genomic window, CCCCGGCGCCAGCCACACCGCCCGCCTGGCCGATGCCGCGGGCATCCCCGTCCACCGCTACCCGCACCCAGAACAGGAGCCCGCCATGACCAGCACCGAGCAGCTACGCTACGCCCTGGCCTGTGCCGCCCGCGGCTGGCACGTCTTCCCGCTCACCCCCGGCGACAAGCGGCCCGTCAAGGGCTTCACCGACTGGGAGGGGAACGCCACCACCGACCCCGCACGCATCCGGCGCGTCTGGTCGCGGACGCCGTTCAACATCGGTGTCGCCTGCGGCCCGTCCCGGCTCGTGGTCATCGACCTGGACATGCCCAAGCCCGGCCAGACCCCCCCGCCGGCGTGGGACCTGCCCGGCATCACCGACGGTTCGGCCGTCTTCACCCACCTGTGCGAGCAGGCCGGAAAGGAGCGGCCCGACCGCACGTTCACCGTGCTGACCCGCCGCGGCGGCGCGCACCTGTACTTCACCGCCCCGGTAGGAGTGCGGCTGCGCAACACCAGCGGCACCCTGGGATGGCTGATCGACACCCGCGCCTGCGGCGGCTACGTCGTCGGCCCCGGCAGCCACGTCACCCTGCCCGACGGCACCGGCCCCTACTGCGTGATCGACGCCTCCGACCCCGCGCCGCTGCCCGAGTGGCTGGTCACCCGGCTCACAGTCCCCGACCCGCCCCCGCCTTCGGCCACACCGGTGCCGCTGCCGCACGCCGGCCAGCGCCTCACCCGCTACGCCCTGGCCGCCCTGCACGGCGAGACCGACCGCGTTCGCACCGCCGCCCCCGGCTCCCGCAACCACACCCTCAACGCCGCCGCGTTCGCCCTCGGGCAACTCATCGGCGCCGGAGCGCTGCCGCGCCCGCTCGCCGAAGACGCGCTCACCGCCGCCGGACACGCCGCCGGGCTGTCGGCCCGCGAGGTGGCCGCCACCGTCCGCTCCGGCCTCGACGCCGGCCAGCGCCGACCCCGGCAAGGCGCCGCATGAGCGCCGAGATCGTGCCCTGGCCCGACGAGCAGCCCGCCGCGCCGCGCACCTGGGAGACCCCCCTCCCACTCGGTGCGCGGCCCGCACTGCCCGTCTTCCCCGCGCACGTCTTCCCGAGCTGGCTGGCCGACTTCGTGACCGCACTGGCCACCGAGACCCAGACCCCACCAGACCTGCCCGGCTGCATCGCCCTGGCCGCCATCTCCACCGCCGCCGGCGGACGCGCCCTGGTCACCGTACGCGGCACCTGGGCCGAGCCGGTCAACATCTACACCGTGGTGGCCATGCCGCCCGGCTCCCGCAAGTCCCCGGTGTTCCGCGCGATCGTCGGCCCGCTGCTGGCCGCCGAGAAACTCCTCCAGGAGCAGATCAAACCGCAGATCACCGAAGCCCGCATCGCGCAGAAGGTCGCCCAGGAAGCCGCGGAGAAGGCCACCCACAAGGCCACCACCGCCCGCGGGGAAGCCATGCCCGCCGCGCTGGCCGAAGCCCAAAGCGCCGCCCTGGCCGTGGACGGCATCACCGTCCCGGTAGAGCCCCGCCTGGTGTCCGACGACGCCACCCCCGAGACCGCCACCACTCTGCTCACCGAGCAGGGCGGACGGCTCGCGGTGCTGTCGGCCGAAGGCGGGATCTTCGCCACGCTGGCCGGCCGCTACTCCGGCACCCCGAACCTGGACCTGTTCCTCAAGGGCCACGCCGGAGACCTGCTCATCGTGGACCGCCGCGACCGCCGCGAACGCGTCGACAACCCCGCGCTCACGCTCGGACTCGCCGTCCAACCCGAAATCATTACCGAGATCGCCAAGTCCCCGGGGTTCCGCGGCAAGGGACTGCTGGGCCGCATCCTCTACAGCCTGCCCGCCTCCAACGTCGGCTACCGCGAGATCGAGCCGGACCCGATTCCGGAGCTGGTGACCGCGGTCTACGCCGCGAACCTGGAACGGCTCGTGCTGACCATGCACGGCTGGACCGACCCCGCCCGGCTCATCCTGTCCCCGGAAGCCGCCGAGCTGTTCGCGAAGCAGCGCCGCCACACCGAACCCCGGTTACGGCCCGAGACCGGCGATCTCGGGCACATCGCCGACTGGGCCGCCAAGTTCGACGGCGCCGTTGCCCGCATCGCCGGACTACTGCACCTGGCCAGCCACATCGACGACGGCTGGCGCCACCCCATCGACGGCCCCACCATGGCCGCCGCCATGGAGCTGGGCGCCTACTTCACCGCCCACGCGCTGGCCGCCTTCGACGCCATGGGCGCCGACCCCGACCAGGAAGCCGCCCGCACCGTTCACGAATGGCTCACCCGAACCCGACCCGAGCGCTTCACCCGTCGTGAGGCCCACCGCGCGATGCAACGCCGCTTCAAGAAGGCCGCCGACCTCGATCCGGCTCTCGACCTGTTGGAACACCTCGGCTGGATTCGCCGAGAGCCCGACCTGCCCGGCATGCGCGGCAACCCCTCGCCGCGCTACGCCGTCCACCCCGACTTGTGCCAGCCCACCGCCTGATCACCGAAGAGGAGACATCACCCATGGCCACGGCCAAGCCACGCGGGACGCTCACCCTCGCCGAGATCTGCGAGGAACTCCAGATCTCCCGATCCACCTTCTACGACTGGCGGACCAAGGGGCGTGCCCCGCGCTGCCTGAAGCTTCCCAATGGGGACCTCCGCATCCGCCGCGCCGACTTCGAGCAGTGGCTCAACACCCTGGAGAACGCCGCCTGATGAAGGACATCACCTACGACGTCCGCGTCTACAAGACCGAGGTCTACAAGGGCACGAAGGTCACGACCTACACCGTTCGATGGAAGACCGCGAGTAAGCCGCGGCGAAAAGCGTTCCGGACCAGCGCGCAGGCGGAGTCCTTCCGGTCGGATCTGGTGTCCGCCGCCCGCAAGGGTGAGGCGTTCAGCCTGGCGACGGGACTTCCGATTTCGTGGAAGCGGAAAGAGACCGCGCTCACCTGGTACGGCTTCGCGCTGGCCTATGCGGACGCGAAATGGCCGTACGCGTCCCCGAACCACCGCCGGGGAATCGCGGAAGCCCTGACCGACGCGACGGAAGCCCTGCTCTCGACGAACGCCGGAGCACCCAAGCGAGAAGAGATCCGGCAGGCGCTCCGGAGCTGGGCGTTCAGCGCCCGTATCCGCGACAGCGCCGAACCTCCGGAGGAGCTGCGATCCGTCGTGCAGTGGCTTGAGCGCAACACGGTTCCCCTCGCGGAGCTGGCCGAGGAGAACCGTGGCCCGGCACTCGTACGCGGCATCCTCGACAGGATCAGCAAGACGAAGGAGGAGAAGCCGGCCGCGGCGAACACGGCCAACCGCAAGCGCATGGTCCTGAACAACGCGATGGAGTACGCCTGCGAGATCCGCGCCCTTCCGGTGAACCCGCTCAAGAGTGTGAAGTGGACCAAGCCGAAGACGCTCACCACCGTGGACCGGCGCGTCGTGGTGAACGCCGAGCAGGCTCGCCGCCTGCTCATGGCCGTCCGCAGGCAGGGACAGCGGGGGGCGCGCATGGCGGCGTTCTTCGGCTGCATGTACTACGCCGCTCTCCGGCCCGAGGAGGTCGTAGACCTCCGTGCGGACCACCTGGTCAGCCTCCCGGAGGAGGGATGGGGGGAAATGCTGCTGACCAACGCTGAGCCGCGCTCCGGCACTCAGTGGACCGACAGCGGGAAGTCTCGCCAGCGCCGCCAGCTCAAGCACCGGGCGCAGGGAGACACCCGCCCCGTGCCGGTCCATCCCGAGCTGGTGACCCTTCTCCGGAGGCACCTGGAGGAGTTCGGCACGGCCCCGGACGGGCGGGTGTTCGTCGGCCCGCGCGGCGGAGCCATGACGGACCGCGCCTACCTCAAGGTGTTCCACCAGGCTCGTGCGGAGGCGTTCACCGAGCGGGAGGCCGCTTCCCCACTGGCCAGCGTGCCGTACGCCCTCCGGCACGCCGCCGTGTCCACATGGCTCAATGCCGGCGTCCCGGCTCCCCAGGTGGCGGAGTGGGCGGGGCACAGCGTGGACGTGCTCCTCCGCGTCTACGCCAAGTGCATCGACGGGCAGGACGCCGACGCCAAGCGCCGCATCTTGGACGCGACCAGACGGCCTGCGGAGACCGCTCCGGACGCCCCGGAAACTTCAGCACGTATTCAGCACGGGCAACCGTAGGGCGCCGCTCCCAGTCGGACACAGCCGGACACGAACGAAAGAGCCCCTCACCGCGTTTCCGCTGGTGAGGGGCTCTTTTTGCTGCTGGTGGCAGGTCCAGGGTTCGAACCTGGGTAGGCTGAGCCGACGGTTTTACAGACCGTTCCCATTGACCACTCGGGCAACCTGCCTCGTCTTCCGCTTGCGGCGGCGACAGGTAGAAGAATAGCGGACTTCCGGGCCCGATGTGACATCGACGGGAG contains:
- a CDS encoding bifunctional DNA primase/polymerase; this encodes MSAPARRVLVTGSRAWTDTATIRTALAMQWGDGTAVLVTGACPRGADALAEQVWSGWGGRVERHPADWTGPHRTRAGLVRNAAMVALGADVCLAFIRDHSPGASHTARLADAAGIPVHRYPHPEQEPAMTSTEQLRYALACAARGWHVFPLTPGDKRPVKGFTDWEGNATTDPARIRRVWSRTPFNIGVACGPSRLVVIDLDMPKPGQTPPPAWDLPGITDGSAVFTHLCEQAGKERPDRTFTVLTRRGGAHLYFTAPVGVRLRNTSGTLGWLIDTRACGGYVVGPGSHVTLPDGTGPYCVIDASDPAPLPEWLVTRLTVPDPPPPSATPVPLPHAGQRLTRYALAALHGETDRVRTAAPGSRNHTLNAAAFALGQLIGAGALPRPLAEDALTAAGHAAGLSAREVAATVRSGLDAGQRRPRQGAA
- a CDS encoding YfjI family protein — its product is MSAEIVPWPDEQPAAPRTWETPLPLGARPALPVFPAHVFPSWLADFVTALATETQTPPDLPGCIALAAISTAAGGRALVTVRGTWAEPVNIYTVVAMPPGSRKSPVFRAIVGPLLAAEKLLQEQIKPQITEARIAQKVAQEAAEKATHKATTARGEAMPAALAEAQSAALAVDGITVPVEPRLVSDDATPETATTLLTEQGGRLAVLSAEGGIFATLAGRYSGTPNLDLFLKGHAGDLLIVDRRDRRERVDNPALTLGLAVQPEIITEIAKSPGFRGKGLLGRILYSLPASNVGYREIEPDPIPELVTAVYAANLERLVLTMHGWTDPARLILSPEAAELFAKQRRHTEPRLRPETGDLGHIADWAAKFDGAVARIAGLLHLASHIDDGWRHPIDGPTMAAAMELGAYFTAHALAAFDAMGADPDQEAARTVHEWLTRTRPERFTRREAHRAMQRRFKKAADLDPALDLLEHLGWIRREPDLPGMRGNPSPRYAVHPDLCQPTA
- a CDS encoding helix-turn-helix transcriptional regulator, producing the protein MATAKPRGTLTLAEICEELQISRSTFYDWRTKGRAPRCLKLPNGDLRIRRADFEQWLNTLENAA
- a CDS encoding tyrosine-type recombinase/integrase codes for the protein MKDITYDVRVYKTEVYKGTKVTTYTVRWKTASKPRRKAFRTSAQAESFRSDLVSAARKGEAFSLATGLPISWKRKETALTWYGFALAYADAKWPYASPNHRRGIAEALTDATEALLSTNAGAPKREEIRQALRSWAFSARIRDSAEPPEELRSVVQWLERNTVPLAELAEENRGPALVRGILDRISKTKEEKPAAANTANRKRMVLNNAMEYACEIRALPVNPLKSVKWTKPKTLTTVDRRVVVNAEQARRLLMAVRRQGQRGARMAAFFGCMYYAALRPEEVVDLRADHLVSLPEEGWGEMLLTNAEPRSGTQWTDSGKSRQRRQLKHRAQGDTRPVPVHPELVTLLRRHLEEFGTAPDGRVFVGPRGGAMTDRAYLKVFHQARAEAFTEREAASPLASVPYALRHAAVSTWLNAGVPAPQVAEWAGHSVDVLLRVYAKCIDGQDADAKRRILDATRRPAETAPDAPETSARIQHGQP